In the genome of Eggerthella sp. YY7918, one region contains:
- the dapF gene encoding diaminopimelate epimerase: MHFTKMHGLGNDYLYVYGEVPEDIKELSTRLSDRHFGAGADGMIYITNSAVADFKMRIFNADGSEAAMCGNGIRCVGKYVYDKGYTDKTRLSIETLSGIRTLQLHVVAGTVRSVTVDMGMVVTEPPVTVSVGEDQITLTPVSVGNPHAVVFVGDVEAVPLATLGAALEHHELFPDGVNVEFVQVLDNEALRMRVWERGSGITLACGTGACASVGAAIAANHCQYSDVVAVQLDGGTLKIEISPDNVAHMGGPAHFVYEGETLS; the protein is encoded by the coding sequence ATGCACTTTACGAAAATGCACGGCTTGGGAAACGATTACTTATATGTATACGGAGAAGTCCCCGAAGACATTAAAGAGCTTTCAACCAGGCTTTCTGATAGACATTTCGGCGCCGGTGCCGACGGCATGATTTACATAACTAATTCTGCTGTTGCCGATTTTAAAATGCGCATCTTCAACGCGGACGGCAGCGAGGCTGCCATGTGCGGCAACGGCATCCGCTGTGTCGGAAAGTACGTCTACGACAAGGGTTACACCGATAAGACGCGCCTTTCCATTGAAACACTCTCGGGTATCCGCACGCTTCAACTTCATGTGGTAGCCGGAACCGTAAGAAGCGTGACGGTTGATATGGGAATGGTTGTGACAGAACCGCCCGTGACGGTATCAGTTGGCGAAGATCAGATTACTCTCACGCCTGTTTCCGTTGGCAATCCTCACGCAGTTGTGTTTGTGGGCGATGTTGAAGCGGTGCCACTCGCAACATTAGGTGCTGCGCTTGAACACCATGAGCTTTTCCCCGATGGCGTGAACGTTGAATTTGTGCAGGTGCTCGACAACGAGGCTTTGCGGATGCGTGTATGGGAACGCGGCAGCGGCATCACTTTGGCATGCGGCACCGGGGCATGCGCCAGCGTAGGCGCTGCCATAGCTGCGAATCACTGCCAATATAGCGATGTAGTCGCAGTTCAGCTGGATGGCGGTACCTTAAAAATAGAAATCAGT